From the genome of Geobacter sp. SVR, one region includes:
- a CDS encoding sigma-54-dependent Fis family transcriptional regulator, with translation MSAAKKIETATEKPGLTVVFSSDVHSASKALRLNLATVGKCRNRECRAKVFPLLYQMSRVIAESADLPPTLIILQKIMEKEMNIVCGMISLYHQKSGRILIHESFGLTEEEEARGIYALGEGITGKVVETGKAIMLPRISEEPAFLHRTRSLKYGLDQELSFICVPIMRGRKVLGAISAERIYDSIRLLEQDVELLSTFAAMIAPAVELYLMEHVDKAMLERENRRLNDALKQRFKPSNIIGSSKAMTEIYELIRKITAARTTVLVLGESGVGKELVAGAIHYNSPLADGPFVKFNCAALPESIIESELFGHEKGAYTGATAHRTGRFEDADGGTIFLDEVGELSLAMQTKLLRVLQEKTFERVGSNRPIKVDIRIIAATNRDLAEMVSRGLFREDLYYRLNVFPITIPPLRDRGSDIITLADHFVARFAGEAGKEVKRISTPALNMLMSYHWPGNVRELENVIERAVILCEDEVVHGYNLPPSLQTSVLTGTVGKGGLEAKLASVEYEMLVEALKTHNGNMTEAARELGMTRRVLGLRMAKFDLEYKTFR, from the coding sequence ATGTCGGCAGCCAAAAAGATCGAGACAGCCACCGAAAAGCCCGGATTGACAGTGGTATTCAGTAGTGACGTCCACAGTGCATCCAAAGCACTGCGCCTCAATCTGGCCACGGTCGGCAAGTGCCGCAACCGGGAGTGCCGGGCCAAGGTATTTCCGCTGCTTTACCAGATGAGCCGGGTCATTGCCGAAAGTGCAGATCTCCCCCCTACCCTGATCATCCTGCAGAAGATCATGGAAAAGGAGATGAACATCGTCTGCGGCATGATCAGCCTCTATCATCAGAAATCGGGCAGAATACTGATCCATGAGAGCTTCGGTCTGACCGAGGAGGAAGAGGCACGCGGCATTTATGCCCTGGGCGAGGGTATTACCGGCAAGGTGGTGGAGACCGGCAAGGCCATCATGCTGCCGCGCATCAGCGAAGAGCCCGCTTTTCTCCACCGCACCCGCAGCCTCAAGTACGGTCTCGACCAGGAGCTGTCCTTCATCTGCGTGCCGATCATGCGCGGCCGCAAAGTGCTGGGCGCCATCAGCGCGGAACGGATCTACGACAGCATCAGGCTGTTGGAACAGGATGTGGAACTGCTGTCCACCTTTGCCGCCATGATCGCCCCGGCAGTCGAGCTCTATCTGATGGAGCACGTGGACAAGGCCATGCTGGAACGGGAAAACCGGCGGCTCAACGATGCGCTGAAACAGCGCTTCAAGCCGTCCAACATCATCGGCAGCTCCAAAGCCATGACCGAGATCTACGAACTGATCCGGAAGATCACGGCAGCCAGGACAACGGTGCTGGTACTGGGCGAAAGCGGGGTCGGCAAGGAACTGGTAGCAGGGGCCATCCACTACAACAGCCCCCTGGCGGACGGCCCGTTCGTCAAGTTCAACTGTGCGGCTCTGCCGGAAAGCATTATCGAAAGCGAACTGTTCGGCCATGAGAAGGGAGCATACACCGGGGCAACCGCGCATCGGACCGGACGCTTCGAGGATGCCGACGGCGGCACTATCTTTCTGGACGAGGTGGGAGAGCTCTCCCTGGCCATGCAGACCAAGCTGCTGCGGGTGCTTCAGGAAAAGACATTCGAGCGGGTCGGCAGTAACCGCCCCATCAAGGTCGATATCCGCATCATCGCTGCCACCAACCGGGACCTGGCCGAGATGGTGTCCCGGGGGCTTTTCCGCGAGGACCTGTACTACCGCCTGAACGTATTCCCCATCACCATCCCGCCGCTGCGCGACCGGGGCAGCGACATCATCACCCTGGCCGACCACTTTGTGGCCCGCTTCGCCGGCGAGGCCGGCAAGGAGGTCAAACGCATCTCCACCCCGGCCCTGAACATGCTGATGAGCTATCATTGGCCCGGCAATGTGCGGGAACTGGAAAACGTCATCGAGCGGGCGGTCATCCTGTGCGAGGACGAGGTGGTGCACGGCTACAATCTTCCGCCTTCGCTGCAGACGTCGGTGCTGACCGGCACGGTCGGCAAGGGGGGGCTGGAGGCAAAGCTGGCGTCGGTGGAATACGAAATGCTGGTGGAGGCGCTCAAGACCCACAACGGCAACATGACCGAGGCGGCCCGGGAGCTGGGTATGACCAGGCGGGTACTGGGGCTGCGCATGGCAAAGTTCGATCTTGAATATAAGACATTCCGATAA
- a CDS encoding NAD(+)--dinitrogen-reductase ADP-D-ribosyltransferase, which yields MRYGSFNNCNLPPWVIASRHFNDNPHPLEIQGVKESNRFLFEKLAGIPDQCERALFFNDFMSVKFHLHHWQEQSTDRARNSIRNNYLHFLKCWMIDSNSLSGAVLKRWVESRMGITPTFHKQPIRDANGEAYFNYSVDVMNGSACTSAIQSQLDLLFEYGQFELPRTYPGLKAIPLFRGTHDAEEYEIIEDLGNREQIVRMNNLVSFTCEEERAWEFGRTVWATSVPLSKIFFYSGLLPGSILRGESEYMIIGGEYRVRRLR from the coding sequence CTGAGATACGGCTCATTCAATAACTGCAACCTGCCCCCCTGGGTCATCGCCTCGCGTCATTTCAACGACAACCCGCACCCCCTGGAGATCCAGGGGGTCAAGGAGAGCAACCGCTTCCTGTTCGAAAAGCTGGCGGGAATCCCGGACCAGTGTGAACGGGCTCTGTTTTTCAACGACTTCATGTCGGTGAAATTCCACCTGCACCATTGGCAGGAACAATCCACCGATCGAGCCAGAAACAGCATCAGAAACAACTATCTCCACTTCCTGAAGTGCTGGATGATCGATTCCAACTCCCTCTCGGGGGCGGTACTCAAGCGGTGGGTCGAAAGCCGCATGGGCATCACCCCCACCTTTCACAAGCAGCCGATCAGGGACGCCAACGGCGAGGCCTATTTCAACTATTCCGTGGATGTCATGAACGGGAGCGCCTGCACCAGCGCCATTCAGTCCCAGTTGGACCTCCTGTTCGAGTACGGCCAGTTCGAGCTGCCGCGCACCTACCCCGGCCTGAAGGCCATTCCCCTGTTCCGCGGCACCCACGATGCCGAGGAATACGAAATCATCGAGGACCTGGGCAACCGGGAGCAGATCGTACGGATGAACAACCTGGTGTCGTTCACCTGCGAAGAAGAGCGGGCCTGGGAGTTCGGCCGCACGGTCTGGGCGACCTCTGTGCCGCTGTCCAAGATCTTTTTCTACAGTGGCCTGCTGCCGGGCAGCATCCTGAGGGGGGAGAGCGAATACATGATCATCGGCGGCGAGTATCGGGTGCGGCGGCTCAGGTAA
- a CDS encoding cell wall metabolism sensor histidine kinase WalK, with product MRLFRRNRPIPCEEGQCASLRSLHDHFHQHRREFIAYHRYFRYARPFVLLFNIVILYLLFRWAGIKAIGVFFAVLIVFKELFMFVFLRRLEKRIITPIQELRRGVDQIADGKYDVRVACQVPNDLGLLIVSFNEMAHKLQKAEQLKSEYEENRKSLITNISHDLKTPIAAIQGYIEAVLEGEELPPEKRDKYLRTIYHNVSYLNHLIDDLFLFSKLDMQKLEFNFVTVPIRSYIADLMEEYQLELEGLNIPLLISDTLTDNPQVCMDCKRMYQAINNIVRNAVGHGPDQGLSLRVTLYRKDAMIALDIRDNGPGIPQDKLPHIFARFYRIDTERTKNFESTGLGLAITKELVQAHGGKVAVWSREGEGTCFTIMLPEYSGWGNEDEKRPDHRG from the coding sequence ATGAGATTGTTCCGACGCAACCGACCCATACCCTGCGAAGAGGGGCAATGCGCTTCTCTCCGGAGTTTGCACGACCATTTCCACCAGCACCGGCGGGAGTTCATCGCCTATCATCGCTACTTCCGCTATGCCCGGCCGTTTGTGCTCCTTTTCAATATCGTCATCCTCTACCTGCTGTTCCGCTGGGCCGGCATCAAGGCCATCGGGGTATTCTTCGCCGTTCTGATCGTCTTCAAGGAACTGTTCATGTTCGTGTTTCTGAGACGACTGGAAAAGCGGATCATCACCCCCATCCAGGAGCTGAGGCGGGGAGTGGACCAGATCGCCGACGGCAAGTACGACGTGCGGGTGGCATGCCAGGTGCCCAACGACCTGGGGCTGCTGATCGTCTCATTCAACGAGATGGCCCATAAGCTTCAGAAGGCCGAGCAGTTGAAGAGCGAGTACGAGGAAAACAGAAAAAGCCTGATCACCAACATCTCCCACGACCTGAAGACCCCCATCGCGGCGATTCAGGGGTATATCGAAGCGGTACTGGAAGGGGAGGAACTGCCGCCCGAAAAGCGGGACAAATACCTGAGAACCATCTACCATAACGTGTCGTATCTGAATCACCTCATCGACGACCTGTTTCTGTTCTCCAAGCTCGACATGCAGAAACTGGAGTTCAATTTCGTCACGGTCCCGATCCGCAGCTACATCGCCGACCTGATGGAGGAGTATCAACTGGAACTGGAGGGGCTGAACATACCGCTCCTGATCTCCGATACCCTGACGGACAACCCGCAGGTCTGCATGGACTGCAAACGGATGTACCAGGCCATCAACAACATCGTCAGAAACGCGGTCGGGCACGGACCGGACCAGGGGTTATCGCTCCGGGTGACGCTGTACCGGAAGGACGCCATGATCGCCCTGGATATCCGGGACAACGGGCCGGGCATCCCCCAGGACAAGTTGCCGCATATCTTTGCCCGGTTTTACCGGATCGACACGGAGCGGACCAAAAACTTCGAAAGCACCGGGCTCGGGCTGGCCATCACCAAGGAGTTGGTCCAGGCCCATGGGGGGAAGGTCGCTGTGTGGAGCCGGGAGGGAGAAGGGACCTGCTTTACCATCATGCTGCCGGAGTACTCCGGGTGGGGGAATGAGGATGAAAAACGTCCTGATCATCGAGGATGA
- a CDS encoding response regulator transcription factor — translation MKNVLIIEDDLNIAELERDYLQLNGYRTEIAQDGAAGLKRALSGQFDIVVVDLMLPGRNGYEIIAEVRKSLEIPIIVVSAKSEDIDKIRGLDIGADDYMTKPFSPTEFVARIKSHVKRYERLTGNGDNQGMILHKGLEINTASHQVFVNGKEVQLTTKEYEILVFLASHPNIVFTKERLLDAIWGNEYFGDTATIAVHTHKIRKKIETDPANPEYIETIWGTGYRFKL, via the coding sequence ATGAAAAACGTCCTGATCATCGAGGATGATCTCAATATCGCCGAGCTGGAGCGGGACTATCTGCAACTGAACGGCTATCGTACCGAAATCGCCCAGGATGGAGCGGCCGGCCTCAAGCGGGCCCTCTCGGGCCAGTTCGACATTGTCGTCGTTGATTTGATGCTGCCCGGGAGAAACGGTTACGAGATCATTGCCGAGGTGCGTAAATCCCTTGAGATCCCGATCATTGTTGTTTCGGCGAAAAGCGAGGATATCGACAAGATCAGGGGGTTGGATATCGGCGCCGACGATTATATGACCAAGCCGTTCAGCCCGACCGAATTCGTGGCCCGGATCAAGTCCCATGTGAAGCGCTACGAGCGGCTCACGGGGAACGGCGATAACCAGGGGATGATCCTGCACAAGGGGCTGGAGATCAACACCGCTTCGCACCAGGTCTTCGTCAACGGCAAAGAGGTTCAGCTGACTACGAAGGAGTACGAGATCCTGGTCTTTCTCGCCTCCCACCCGAACATCGTTTTTACCAAGGAACGCCTGCTGGATGCCATCTGGGGGAACGAATATTTCGGCGACACTGCCACCATTGCCGTGCATACCCATAAGATCCGCAAAAAGATCGAGACCGATCCGGCGAATCCGGAATACATCGAAACCATTTGGGGCACCGGCTACCGTTTCAAGCTGTAG
- a CDS encoding HD domain-containing protein: MDYFKGRVAKLLVDHFGDDVRRINHALEVLRHCENIAEDADGWDYEVLVASALLHDIGIKRSEELHGYNNGKTQEEYGPPIARELLSGIDFPPDKTARVCEIIGNHHSPSRYDYVELRILKEADRIVNRREGD; the protein is encoded by the coding sequence ATGGATTACTTCAAGGGGAGAGTAGCAAAACTGCTGGTGGATCACTTCGGAGATGATGTCCGGAGGATCAATCACGCCCTGGAGGTGCTGCGGCACTGCGAGAATATTGCGGAAGACGCGGACGGCTGGGATTACGAAGTGCTCGTGGCCTCGGCCCTGCTGCACGATATCGGCATCAAACGTTCCGAAGAATTGCACGGCTACAACAACGGTAAAACCCAGGAGGAATACGGCCCTCCCATTGCGCGGGAGCTGCTGTCAGGCATCGACTTTCCCCCTGATAAGACGGCCAGGGTATGCGAGATCATCGGCAACCACCATTCACCCTCGCGCTACGATTACGTTGAGTTGCGTATCCTCAAGGAGGCGGACCGGATCGTCAACAGGCGGGAGGGGGACTGA
- a CDS encoding rubrerythrin family protein: MKSTAHLDEALARNARAYVTLLAFARQAEIDGHKPAACLFRAAAQSRKVRADICLEALAVVRSPAENLAAVIAGEVHEADELYPVLIETARKEQQADIRHAFLRARSAMMKNIGLYETARAEWEEGASAEFCLCMVCGYLYQGHEPEDCPVCGEGPEAAERI; the protein is encoded by the coding sequence GTGAAATCGACGGCACATCTGGATGAGGCTCTTGCGCGAAATGCCCGGGCCTATGTGACGCTGCTGGCCTTTGCCCGGCAGGCCGAAATCGACGGGCATAAGCCGGCAGCCTGCCTCTTTCGGGCCGCGGCACAGTCCCGGAAAGTTCGTGCCGATATCTGCCTGGAAGCGCTGGCTGTAGTGCGGTCGCCGGCGGAAAACCTGGCAGCGGTCATTGCCGGGGAAGTCCACGAAGCCGATGAGCTGTATCCCGTTCTGATCGAAACCGCACGGAAGGAACAGCAGGCGGACATACGGCATGCCTTTCTGCGCGCCAGGTCGGCGATGATGAAGAACATCGGCCTGTACGAGACCGCGCGTGCGGAATGGGAGGAGGGCGCGTCGGCGGAGTTTTGCCTCTGCATGGTATGTGGCTATCTGTATCAGGGACATGAGCCGGAGGATTGTCCCGTCTGCGGAGAAGGGCCGGAGGCTGCGGAGCGCATCTGA
- a CDS encoding pyridoxamine 5'-phosphate oxidase family protein: MQEPAHHHPHGPLRRKDREITDRTEIDAIIRSEKLMHIALVDGELPFLVPVFYAFDGTALYFHSAQAGRKIEIIMRNNNVCFEISVDHGFIESDEACDFEARHRTVIGMGKAVFVEDAAEKIKALDLIVAHFSEQKFEYPQTNLDRTAVIRIDIVSLQGKKHGV; encoded by the coding sequence ATGCAGGAACCTGCACACCACCATCCCCACGGTCCGCTGCGGCGCAAGGACCGGGAGATCACCGACCGCACCGAAATCGATGCCATCATCCGCTCGGAAAAACTGATGCATATCGCCCTGGTGGATGGCGAGCTGCCATTTCTGGTGCCGGTCTTTTATGCCTTCGACGGCACGGCGCTCTATTTTCACTCGGCCCAGGCGGGAAGGAAGATAGAGATCATCATGCGCAACAACAACGTCTGCTTCGAGATCAGCGTGGATCACGGCTTCATCGAAAGCGACGAGGCCTGCGATTTCGAGGCGCGGCACCGCACCGTGATCGGCATGGGCAAGGCGGTGTTCGTGGAGGATGCGGCGGAAAAGATCAAGGCCCTGGACCTGATTGTGGCGCATTTTTCCGAACAGAAATTCGAATACCCTCAGACCAACCTTGACCGCACCGCGGTGATCCGCATCGATATCGTTTCATTGCAGGGCAAGAAGCACGGCGTGTGA
- a CDS encoding gamma-glutamylcyclotransferase family protein gives MSDHLIFSYAANMNPRLIASRCSKPEPVTVARLPDHSLAFFGYSKRWDGGAATLIDHPGEDLWGVVYKLSFWDTERLDSWLDVRLDGTGDYFLLPTEVIGVDGTTYPVLLYRKFYHGGPQQPPSEDYLETILAGAVAHGLPVPYIETVRRIRTKQATFPVPRIFEREQSSTFGTMSCDCGALNLNSALRHGDTENCFHVD, from the coding sequence ATGAGTGACCACCTTATTTTCTCCTATGCTGCCAACATGAATCCACGCTTGATCGCTTCGCGCTGCTCTAAACCGGAGCCGGTGACGGTTGCCCGCTTGCCCGACCACAGCCTTGCCTTTTTCGGCTACTCCAAACGCTGGGATGGTGGGGCGGCAACTCTGATCGACCACCCCGGCGAGGATCTCTGGGGGGTGGTGTACAAACTCTCGTTCTGGGACACCGAACGCCTTGATTCCTGGCTGGATGTGCGTTTGGACGGCACCGGCGATTATTTTCTGCTTCCGACCGAAGTTATTGGAGTTGACGGCACGACCTATCCTGTGCTGCTGTACAGAAAATTTTATCACGGCGGACCGCAGCAGCCGCCCAGTGAAGACTATCTTGAGACCATCCTGGCCGGCGCCGTTGCCCACGGCCTGCCGGTCCCCTATATTGAAACCGTGCGGCGGATCAGAACCAAACAGGCAACCTTTCCCGTGCCGCGCATCTTCGAACGCGAGCAGTCCTCCACCTTCGGCACGATGTCCTGCGACTGTGGCGCGTTAAATCTGAATTCGGCGCTGAGACATGGAGACACAGAGAACTGTTTCCACGTTGACTAA
- the anfO gene encoding Fe-only nitrogenase accessory protein AnfO: protein MKIASYVNTHGSVAGFHEKGRICLYEEDPEGGWLKTKEVPLDMNPDLSLSEIKAGIRHAVAHLDDCKVFVVRELRGLLHAVLKEEHGFRTWKSAGSLLEQLDSVARHDRDFVAAQTARAAAGSTCGTPVRHAGCGGGCSPHRSGSTPHQADGGKPESGRPLPMPQPLGNGYYRIDLAEILNNDASLNSKEVLVPFMAGVAFKQLEILCDHPPRWFARELYKLNLAVASEVPDSTGKGFKVLVVPNKDEAVQPD from the coding sequence ATGAAGATCGCAAGCTATGTCAATACCCACGGTAGCGTGGCCGGCTTCCATGAAAAGGGGCGGATATGTCTCTATGAAGAGGACCCGGAAGGGGGCTGGCTGAAAACAAAAGAGGTGCCTCTTGATATGAACCCGGATCTGTCGCTGTCGGAGATCAAGGCCGGCATCAGGCATGCCGTGGCCCACCTCGATGATTGCAAGGTGTTTGTGGTCCGCGAGCTCAGGGGACTGCTCCATGCCGTGCTCAAGGAAGAGCACGGCTTCCGCACCTGGAAGTCGGCAGGATCGCTGCTGGAACAACTGGATTCCGTTGCCCGGCATGACCGGGATTTTGTGGCGGCACAGACAGCCCGTGCCGCGGCCGGCTCTACCTGCGGCACGCCGGTACGCCATGCGGGCTGCGGCGGAGGCTGCTCCCCGCACCGCTCCGGCAGCACACCCCACCAAGCGGATGGCGGGAAACCGGAATCCGGCAGACCGTTGCCCATGCCGCAGCCGCTGGGCAACGGATACTATCGGATTGACCTGGCGGAGATTCTCAACAACGATGCCAGCCTCAACTCGAAAGAGGTGCTGGTCCCGTTCATGGCCGGGGTCGCCTTCAAGCAACTGGAAATACTCTGCGATCACCCGCCGCGCTGGTTTGCCCGGGAGTTGTACAAACTGAACCTGGCCGTTGCATCTGAGGTGCCTGACAGCACCGGGAAGGGGTTCAAGGTGCTGGTTGTTCCGAACAAGGACGAAGCGGTCCAGCCGGATTAA